The following are encoded together in the Peromyscus maniculatus bairdii isolate BWxNUB_F1_BW_parent chromosome 22, HU_Pman_BW_mat_3.1, whole genome shotgun sequence genome:
- the Sbno2 gene encoding protein strawberry notch homolog 2 isoform X4, with protein MSQLRFWLQFAALNKDPSCLEDLSNASIFSSSVDSLSDIPDTPDFGHVDSLNEVSTIWDVSTTSAPHDKLFLPSAPLSALEDPVSSTPLLISYQQGFPRRKLGHCKIGQTPELSHLQSHSQPEEEEAEEEEAAEELGHAETYADYVPSKSKIGKQHPDRVVETSTLSSVPPPDITYTLALPTSDNGTLSALQLEAITYACQQHEVLLPSGQRAGFLIGDGAGVGKGRTVAGIIVENYLRGRKKALWFSASNDLKYDAERDLRDIEAPGIAVHALSKIKYGDNTTSEGVLFATYSALIGESQAGGQHRTRLRQILQWCGEAFDGVIVFDECHKAKNASSTKMGKAVLDLQNKLPQARVVYASATGASEPRNMIYMSRLGIWGEGTPFRTFEEFLHAIEKRGVGAMEIVAMDMKVSGMYIARQLSFSGVTFRIEEIPLSPAFEQVYNRAARLWAEALSVFQQAADWIGLESRKSLWGQFWSAHQRFFKYLCIAAKVQRLVELARQELSRDKCVVIGLQSTGEARTREVLDENEGRLDCFVSAAEGVFLSLIQKHFPSTRRRRDRAGGKRKRRPRGRGPKAPRLALEASGVIRISDGSSTESDAGLDSDFNSSPESLLDDDVVIVDGPMLPTDDRGPLYPLQRDLQGPGVLERVERLKQGLLAKVRALGRELPVNTLDQLIHQLGGPECVAEMTGRKGRVVSRPDGSVVFESRAEQGLSIDHVNLREKQRFMSGEKLVAIISEASSSGVSLQADRRVQNQRRRVHMTLELPWSADRAIQQFGRTHRSNQVSAPEYVFLISELAGERRFASIVAKRLESLGALTHGDRRATESRDLSKYNFENKYGTRALSRVLTTILGQTDNRVPLPQGYPGGDAAFFRDMKQSLLSVGIGARESRTGCLDVEKDCSITKFLNRILGLEVHKQNALFQYFSDTFDHLIELDKKEGRYDMGILDLAPGINEIHEESQQVFLAPGHPQDGQVVFYKISVDRGMKWEEALARSLELQGPYDGFYLSYKVRGSKTSCLLAEQNRGEYFTVYKPNIGRQSQLETLDSLCRKFHRVTAEEAREPWESSFALALEHCSHATWNQRCRLAQEGKGCAQGLRLRHHYMLCGALLRVWGRIAAVMADVSSSSYLQIVRLKTKDKKKQVGIKIPEGCVQRVLQELQLMDAEVKRRSAQGLPARPPTPRMIALPCGPGEVLDLTYSPPAEAFPPPPRFTFPPLPPPDPSSLMLGARDPAANPAELAHQGCDINFREVLEDMLRSLRAGPTETPPPLVGVGGGGTERQSVIHFSPPFPNS; from the exons ATGTCGCAGCTGCGCTTCTGGCTGCAGTTTGCCGCGCTCAACAAG GACCCCTCATGCCTCGAGGACCTCTCCAATGCCTCCATCTTCTCGTCCTCTGTGGATTCCCTGTCAGACATCCCTGACACACCTGACTTCGGCCATGTCGACAGCCTCAATGAGGTGTCCACCATCTGGGACGTCAGCACCACCTCAGCCCCCCATGACAAG CTGTTCCTGCCGAGTGCGCCGCTCTCTGCTCTGGAAGACCCAGTTTCCAGCACCCCGCTTCTCATCAGCTACCAG CAAGGCTTCCCCAGGAGGAAGCTGGGTCACTGCAAGATAGGACAGACCCCCGAACTGTCCCACctccagtcacacagccagcctgaggaggaggaggcagaggaggaggaggcggcagaGGAACTGGGCCATGCTGAGACCTATGCGGACTACGTACCATCCAAGT CTAAGATTGGGAAACAGCATCCAGACCGTGTGGTGGAGACCAGTACCCTGTCCAGTGTTCCTCCCCCAGACATCACCTACACCCTGGCACTACCCACCTCGGACAACGGGACCCTGTCCGCCCTGCAGCTGGAAGCCATCACCTACGcctgccag CAACATGAGGTCCTGCTGCCCAGTGGGCAGCGTGCTGGTTTCCTGATTGGGGATGGAGCTGGCGTGGGCAAGGGCCGCACAGTGGCTGGCATCATAGTGGAGAACTACCTGCGGGGCCGGAAGAAGGCTTTGTG GTTCAGTGCCTCCAATGACCTCAAGTACGATGCAGAACGGGACCTGAGAGACATCGAGGCCCCGGGCATCGCGGTGCACGCTTTGAGCAAG ATCAAGTACGGCGACAATACTACCTCAGAGGGCGTCCTCTTTGCCACCTACTCCGCCCTGATCGGGGAAAGCCAGGCCGGTGGGCAGCATCGCACACGCCTCCGCCAGATCCTGCAGTGGTGCGGCGAGGCCTTTGATGGCGTG ATTGTGTTTGATGAGTGCCATAAAGCCAAGAATGCCAGTTCTACCAAGATGGGCAAGGCCGTGCTGGACCTGCAGAACAAACTGCCGCAGGCCAGGGTGGTGTACGCCAGCGCCACAG GTGCTTCCGAACCCCGCAACATGATCTACATGAGCCGCCTGGGCATCTGGGGTGAGGGCACACCCTTCCGGACCTTCGAGGAGTTCCTGCACGCCATTGAGAAGAG GGGCGTGGGCGCCATGGAGATTGTGGCCATGGACATGAAGGTCAGTGGCATGTACATCGCACGCCAGCTCAGCTTCTCAGGGGTCACCTTCCGCATCGAAGAGATCCCGCTGTCCCCCGCCTTCGAGCAGGTCTACAATCGGGCAGCCCGGCTG TGGGCCGAGGCTCTGAGCGTCTTCCAGCAGGCGGCCGACTGGATCGGCCTGGAGTCCCGCAAGTCCCTGTGGGGTCAGTTCTGGTCCGCACACCAGCGCTTCTTCAAGTACCTGTGCATCGCCGCCAAGGTGCAGCGGCTGGTGGAGCTGGCCCGGCAGGAGCTGAGCCGGGACAAG TGTGTGGTCATCGGGCTGCAGTCCACAGGGGAGGCGCGGACCCGCGAGGTGCTGGACGAGAATGAGGGTCGCCTGGACTGCTTCGTGTCCGCCGCCGA AGGCGTCTTCCTGTCCCTGATTCAGAAGCACTTCCCTTCCACCCGGAGGAGGCGGGACCGGGCAGGCGGAAAGAGGAAAA GGCGGCCTCGGGGTCGCGGCCCCAAGGCTCCTAGACTGGCGCTGGAGGCCTCGGGAGTCATCCGTATTAGCGACGGCAGCAGCACGGAGTCCGATGCTGGCCTGGACAGCGACTTCAATTCGTCCCCAGAGTCACTGCTAGATGACGATGTGGTCATCGTGGACGGCCCCATGCTCCCCACAGATGACCGAG GTCCCCTGTACCCACTTCAGAgagacctgcagggccctggcgtCCTGGAGCGTGTGGAACGGCtgaagcagggcctgctggccaAGGTGCGCGCGCTGGGCCGCGAGCTGCCCGTGAACACCTTGGACCAGCTCATCCACCAGCTCGGGGGTCCTGAGTGCGTGGCCGAG ATGACAGGCAGGAAAGGCCGCGTGGTATCCAGGCCCGACGGGTCAGTGGTCTTTGAGTCCAGAGCGGAACAGGGCCTGTCCATCGACCACGTGAACCTCAGGGAGAAGCAGCGTTTCATGAGTGGCGAGAAG cttgtgGCCATCATCTCGGAGGCTTCCAGCTCCGGAGTGTCCCTTCAAGCCGACCGCCGGGTGCAGAACCAGCGACGCCGGGTACACATGACCCTGGAGCTGCCCTGGAGCGCAGACCGCGCCATTCAGCAGTTTG GCCGCACCCACAGGTCCAACCAGGTCTCAGCCCCCGAGTACGTCTTCCTCATCTCGGAGCTGGCAGGAGAGCGCAGGTTCGCCTCCATTGTGGCCAAGCGGCTGGAGAGCCTG GGTGCCCTGACCCACGGAGATCGCCGGGCCACCGAGTCCCGAGACCTGAGCAAGTATAACTTCGAGAACAAG TATGGCACCCGCGCTCTCAGCCGCGTCCTCACCACCATCCTGGGCCAGACGGACAACAGGGTACCCCTGCCCCAGGGCTACCCTGGAGGGGATGCCGCCTTCTTCCGGG ACATGAAGCAGAGCCTGCTGTCCGTGGGCATCGGCGCTCGGGAGTCGCGCACTGGCTGCTTGGATGTGGAGAAGG ACTGCTCCATCACCAAGTTCCTGAACCGCATCCTGGGGCTGGAAGTGCACAAGCAGAACGCTCTGTTCCAGTATTTCTCCGACACTTTTGACCACCTCATCGAGCTAGACAAGAAGGAAGGCAGATACGACATGGGCATTCTGG ACCTGGCCCCTGGCATCAACGAGATCCATGAAGAAAGCCAGCAGGTGTTCCTGGCACCCGGGCACCCACAGGATGGCCAGGTGGTCTTCTACAAG ATCAGCGTGGACCGCGGTATGAAGTGGGAAGAGGCGCTGGCCAGGTCTCTGGAGCTGCAGGGCCCCTATGACGGCTTCTACCTCTCCTACAAG GTCCGAGGCAGCAAGACGAGCTGCCTCCTGGCCGAGCAGAACCGTGGCGAGTATTTCACCGTGTACAAGCCCAACATCGGCCGCCAGAGCCAGCTCGAGACCCTGGACAGTCTGTGCCGCAAGTTCCACCGG GTCACCGCCGAGGAGGCCCGGGAGCCCTGGGAGAGCAGCTTCGCGCTGGCGCTGGAGCACTGCAGCCACGCCACCTG GAACCAGCGCTGCCGCCTGGCGCAGGAGGGCAAGGGCTGCGCGCAGGGCCTGCGCCTCCGCCACCACTACATGCTGTGCGGGGCGCTGCTGCGCGTGTGGGGCCGCATCGCCGCCGTCATGGCCGacgtcagcagcagcagctacctGCAGATCGTGCGCCTCAAGACCAAGGACAAGAAGAAGCAAGTGG GCATCAAGATCCCCGAGGGCTGCGTCCAGCGCGTACTGCAGGAGCTGCAGCTCATGGATGCCGAGGTGAAGCGCCGCAGCGCCCAGGGGCTGCCCGCGCGCCCCCCCACTCCACGCATGATCGCGCTTCCTTGCGGTCCTGGTGAGGTGCTGGACTTGACCTACAGTCCCCCGGCCGAGGCTTTCCCGCCGCCTCCACGCTTCACCTTCCCTCCGCTGCCGCCCCCAGACCCCAGCTCCCTGATGCTGGGGGCGAGAGACCCTGCGGCCAACCCCGCGGAGCTGGCACACCAGGGCTGCGACATCAATTTCAGGGAAGTGTTGGAGGACATGCTCCGCTCTCTGCGCGCGGGGCCCACCGAGACCCCTCCGCCTCTGGTGGGCGTGGGCGGCGGGGGCACCGAGCGGCAGAGCGTCATCCACTTCAGCCCGCCCTTCCCCAACTCGTAG
- the Sbno2 gene encoding protein strawberry notch homolog 2 isoform X6, with translation MSQLRFWLQFAALNKDPSCLEDLSNASIFSSSVDSLSDIPDTPDFGHVDSLNEVSTIWDVSTTSAPHDKLFLPSAPLSALEDPVSSTPLLISYQSHSQPEEEEAEEEEAAEELGHAETYADYVPSKSKIGKQHPDRVVETSTLSSVPPPDITYTLALPTSDNGTLSALQLEAITYACQQHEVLLPSGQRAGFLIGDGAGVGKGRTVAGIIVENYLRGRKKALWFSASNDLKYDAERDLRDIEAPGIAVHALSKIKYGDNTTSEGVLFATYSALIGESQAGGQHRTRLRQILQWCGEAFDGVIVFDECHKAKNASSTKMGKAVLDLQNKLPQARVVYASATGASEPRNMIYMSRLGIWGEGTPFRTFEEFLHAIEKRGVGAMEIVAMDMKVSGMYIARQLSFSGVTFRIEEIPLSPAFEQVYNRAARLWAEALSVFQQAADWIGLESRKSLWGQFWSAHQRFFKYLCIAAKVQRLVELARQELSRDKCVVIGLQSTGEARTREVLDENEGRLDCFVSAAEGVFLSLIQKHFPSTRRRRDRAGGKRKRRPRGRGPKAPRLALEASGVIRISDGSSTESDAGLDSDFNSSPESLLDDDVVIVDGPMLPTDDRGPLYPLQRDLQGPGVLERVERLKQGLLAKVRALGRELPVNTLDQLIHQLGGPECVAEMTGRKGRVVSRPDGSVVFESRAEQGLSIDHVNLREKQRFMSGEKLVAIISEASSSGVSLQADRRVQNQRRRVHMTLELPWSADRAIQQFGRTHRSNQVSAPEYVFLISELAGERRFASIVAKRLESLGALTHGDRRATESRDLSKYNFENKYGTRALSRVLTTILGQTDNRVPLPQGYPGGDAAFFRDMKQSLLSVGIGARESRTGCLDVEKDCSITKFLNRILGLEVHKQNALFQYFSDTFDHLIELDKKEGRYDMGILDLAPGINEIHEESQQVFLAPGHPQDGQVVFYKISVDRGMKWEEALARSLELQGPYDGFYLSYKVRGSKTSCLLAEQNRGEYFTVYKPNIGRQSQLETLDSLCRKFHRVTAEEAREPWESSFALALEHCSHATWNQRCRLAQEGKGCAQGLRLRHHYMLCGALLRVWGRIAAVMADVSSSSYLQIVRLKTKDKKKQVGIKIPEGCVQRVLQELQLMDAEVKRRSAQGLPARPPTPRMIALPCGPGEVLDLTYSPPAEAFPPPPRFTFPPLPPPDPSSLMLGARDPAANPAELAHQGCDINFREVLEDMLRSLRAGPTETPPPLVGVGGGGTERQSVIHFSPPFPNS, from the exons ATGTCGCAGCTGCGCTTCTGGCTGCAGTTTGCCGCGCTCAACAAG GACCCCTCATGCCTCGAGGACCTCTCCAATGCCTCCATCTTCTCGTCCTCTGTGGATTCCCTGTCAGACATCCCTGACACACCTGACTTCGGCCATGTCGACAGCCTCAATGAGGTGTCCACCATCTGGGACGTCAGCACCACCTCAGCCCCCCATGACAAG CTGTTCCTGCCGAGTGCGCCGCTCTCTGCTCTGGAAGACCCAGTTTCCAGCACCCCGCTTCTCATCAGCTACCAG tcacacagccagcctgaggaggaggaggcagaggaggaggaggcggcagaGGAACTGGGCCATGCTGAGACCTATGCGGACTACGTACCATCCAAGT CTAAGATTGGGAAACAGCATCCAGACCGTGTGGTGGAGACCAGTACCCTGTCCAGTGTTCCTCCCCCAGACATCACCTACACCCTGGCACTACCCACCTCGGACAACGGGACCCTGTCCGCCCTGCAGCTGGAAGCCATCACCTACGcctgccag CAACATGAGGTCCTGCTGCCCAGTGGGCAGCGTGCTGGTTTCCTGATTGGGGATGGAGCTGGCGTGGGCAAGGGCCGCACAGTGGCTGGCATCATAGTGGAGAACTACCTGCGGGGCCGGAAGAAGGCTTTGTG GTTCAGTGCCTCCAATGACCTCAAGTACGATGCAGAACGGGACCTGAGAGACATCGAGGCCCCGGGCATCGCGGTGCACGCTTTGAGCAAG ATCAAGTACGGCGACAATACTACCTCAGAGGGCGTCCTCTTTGCCACCTACTCCGCCCTGATCGGGGAAAGCCAGGCCGGTGGGCAGCATCGCACACGCCTCCGCCAGATCCTGCAGTGGTGCGGCGAGGCCTTTGATGGCGTG ATTGTGTTTGATGAGTGCCATAAAGCCAAGAATGCCAGTTCTACCAAGATGGGCAAGGCCGTGCTGGACCTGCAGAACAAACTGCCGCAGGCCAGGGTGGTGTACGCCAGCGCCACAG GTGCTTCCGAACCCCGCAACATGATCTACATGAGCCGCCTGGGCATCTGGGGTGAGGGCACACCCTTCCGGACCTTCGAGGAGTTCCTGCACGCCATTGAGAAGAG GGGCGTGGGCGCCATGGAGATTGTGGCCATGGACATGAAGGTCAGTGGCATGTACATCGCACGCCAGCTCAGCTTCTCAGGGGTCACCTTCCGCATCGAAGAGATCCCGCTGTCCCCCGCCTTCGAGCAGGTCTACAATCGGGCAGCCCGGCTG TGGGCCGAGGCTCTGAGCGTCTTCCAGCAGGCGGCCGACTGGATCGGCCTGGAGTCCCGCAAGTCCCTGTGGGGTCAGTTCTGGTCCGCACACCAGCGCTTCTTCAAGTACCTGTGCATCGCCGCCAAGGTGCAGCGGCTGGTGGAGCTGGCCCGGCAGGAGCTGAGCCGGGACAAG TGTGTGGTCATCGGGCTGCAGTCCACAGGGGAGGCGCGGACCCGCGAGGTGCTGGACGAGAATGAGGGTCGCCTGGACTGCTTCGTGTCCGCCGCCGA AGGCGTCTTCCTGTCCCTGATTCAGAAGCACTTCCCTTCCACCCGGAGGAGGCGGGACCGGGCAGGCGGAAAGAGGAAAA GGCGGCCTCGGGGTCGCGGCCCCAAGGCTCCTAGACTGGCGCTGGAGGCCTCGGGAGTCATCCGTATTAGCGACGGCAGCAGCACGGAGTCCGATGCTGGCCTGGACAGCGACTTCAATTCGTCCCCAGAGTCACTGCTAGATGACGATGTGGTCATCGTGGACGGCCCCATGCTCCCCACAGATGACCGAG GTCCCCTGTACCCACTTCAGAgagacctgcagggccctggcgtCCTGGAGCGTGTGGAACGGCtgaagcagggcctgctggccaAGGTGCGCGCGCTGGGCCGCGAGCTGCCCGTGAACACCTTGGACCAGCTCATCCACCAGCTCGGGGGTCCTGAGTGCGTGGCCGAG ATGACAGGCAGGAAAGGCCGCGTGGTATCCAGGCCCGACGGGTCAGTGGTCTTTGAGTCCAGAGCGGAACAGGGCCTGTCCATCGACCACGTGAACCTCAGGGAGAAGCAGCGTTTCATGAGTGGCGAGAAG cttgtgGCCATCATCTCGGAGGCTTCCAGCTCCGGAGTGTCCCTTCAAGCCGACCGCCGGGTGCAGAACCAGCGACGCCGGGTACACATGACCCTGGAGCTGCCCTGGAGCGCAGACCGCGCCATTCAGCAGTTTG GCCGCACCCACAGGTCCAACCAGGTCTCAGCCCCCGAGTACGTCTTCCTCATCTCGGAGCTGGCAGGAGAGCGCAGGTTCGCCTCCATTGTGGCCAAGCGGCTGGAGAGCCTG GGTGCCCTGACCCACGGAGATCGCCGGGCCACCGAGTCCCGAGACCTGAGCAAGTATAACTTCGAGAACAAG TATGGCACCCGCGCTCTCAGCCGCGTCCTCACCACCATCCTGGGCCAGACGGACAACAGGGTACCCCTGCCCCAGGGCTACCCTGGAGGGGATGCCGCCTTCTTCCGGG ACATGAAGCAGAGCCTGCTGTCCGTGGGCATCGGCGCTCGGGAGTCGCGCACTGGCTGCTTGGATGTGGAGAAGG ACTGCTCCATCACCAAGTTCCTGAACCGCATCCTGGGGCTGGAAGTGCACAAGCAGAACGCTCTGTTCCAGTATTTCTCCGACACTTTTGACCACCTCATCGAGCTAGACAAGAAGGAAGGCAGATACGACATGGGCATTCTGG ACCTGGCCCCTGGCATCAACGAGATCCATGAAGAAAGCCAGCAGGTGTTCCTGGCACCCGGGCACCCACAGGATGGCCAGGTGGTCTTCTACAAG ATCAGCGTGGACCGCGGTATGAAGTGGGAAGAGGCGCTGGCCAGGTCTCTGGAGCTGCAGGGCCCCTATGACGGCTTCTACCTCTCCTACAAG GTCCGAGGCAGCAAGACGAGCTGCCTCCTGGCCGAGCAGAACCGTGGCGAGTATTTCACCGTGTACAAGCCCAACATCGGCCGCCAGAGCCAGCTCGAGACCCTGGACAGTCTGTGCCGCAAGTTCCACCGG GTCACCGCCGAGGAGGCCCGGGAGCCCTGGGAGAGCAGCTTCGCGCTGGCGCTGGAGCACTGCAGCCACGCCACCTG GAACCAGCGCTGCCGCCTGGCGCAGGAGGGCAAGGGCTGCGCGCAGGGCCTGCGCCTCCGCCACCACTACATGCTGTGCGGGGCGCTGCTGCGCGTGTGGGGCCGCATCGCCGCCGTCATGGCCGacgtcagcagcagcagctacctGCAGATCGTGCGCCTCAAGACCAAGGACAAGAAGAAGCAAGTGG GCATCAAGATCCCCGAGGGCTGCGTCCAGCGCGTACTGCAGGAGCTGCAGCTCATGGATGCCGAGGTGAAGCGCCGCAGCGCCCAGGGGCTGCCCGCGCGCCCCCCCACTCCACGCATGATCGCGCTTCCTTGCGGTCCTGGTGAGGTGCTGGACTTGACCTACAGTCCCCCGGCCGAGGCTTTCCCGCCGCCTCCACGCTTCACCTTCCCTCCGCTGCCGCCCCCAGACCCCAGCTCCCTGATGCTGGGGGCGAGAGACCCTGCGGCCAACCCCGCGGAGCTGGCACACCAGGGCTGCGACATCAATTTCAGGGAAGTGTTGGAGGACATGCTCCGCTCTCTGCGCGCGGGGCCCACCGAGACCCCTCCGCCTCTGGTGGGCGTGGGCGGCGGGGGCACCGAGCGGCAGAGCGTCATCCACTTCAGCCCGCCCTTCCCCAACTCGTAG